Proteins encoded in a region of the Rutidosis leptorrhynchoides isolate AG116_Rl617_1_P2 chromosome 9, CSIRO_AGI_Rlap_v1, whole genome shotgun sequence genome:
- the LOC139868366 gene encoding transmembrane 9 superfamily member 7-like, producing the protein MECLRFNGFVFISIVFFLLTISPSESFYLPGVAPRDFNRGDSLQVKVNKLSSTKTQLPYDYYYLNYCKPKHIQNSAENLGEVLRGDRIENSVYTFSMREELPCKVGCRVKLDAQSAKNFKEKIDDEYRVNMILDNLPVAVLRQRRDGSQSTTYEHGFRVGFKGNYAGSKEEKYFINNHLSFRVMYHKDLETDLARIVGFEVTPNSINHEYKDWDDKNPQLTTCNQNTKNIIQGSTVPQEVDTDKEVVFTYDVTFKESDIKWASRWDTYLLMNDDQIHWFSIINSLMIVLFLSGMVAMIMMRTLYRDIANYNQLDSTDEAQEETGWKLLHGDVFRAPSKSGLLSVYVGTGVQILGMTLVTMIFALLGFLSPSNRGGLMTALVLLYVFMGLFAGYSSARLYKMFKGTEWKKNTLKTAFMFPGILFSIFFVLNAIIWGEKSSGAVPFGTMFALVCLWFGISVPLVFVGSYLGFKKPVLEDPVKTNKIPRQVPEQAWYMKPVFSILIGGILPFGAVFIELFFILTSIWLNQFYYIFGFLFIVFVILIITCAEITVVLCYFQLCSEDYNWWWRAYLTAGSSAAYLFLYSIFYFFTKLEITKLVSGILYFGYMSIASYTFFVLTGTIGFYACLWFVRKIYSSVKID; encoded by the exons ATGGAGTGTTTGAGATTCAATGGATTCGTGTTCATATCAATCGTCTTCTTCCTCTTAACGATCTCACCTTCTGAATCGTTCTATCTTCCTGGTGTTGCTCCTCGTGATTTCAATAGA GGTGATTCGctacaagtcaaagtcaacaagctATCGTCTACGAAGACACAGCTTCCGTATGACTATTATTACTTGAATTACTGTAAGCCAAAACACATTCAGAACAGTGCTGAGAATTTGGGGGAAGTTTTGCGAGGTGATCGTATTGAGAACTCGGTCTACACT TTTAGTATGAGAGAGGAGCTCCCATGTAAAGTTGGTTGCAGAGTGAAGCTTGACGCTCAATCTGCAAAGAACTTCAAGGAAAAAATTGATGACGAGTACCGGGTTAACAT GATATTGGATAATCTCCCAGTTGCTGTTCTTAGACAAAGACGTGATGGTAGTCAATCAACCACTTACGAACATGGTTTTCGTGTAGGGTTTAAAGGGAATTATGCTGGG AGTAAAGAGGAAAAATATTTCATCAACAATCACTTGAGCTTTAGAGTCATGTATCACAAAGACCTTGAGACTGATTTGGCTCGAATTGTCGGATTTGAAGTTACTCCAAACAG TATCAATCATGAGTACAAGGATTGGGATGACAAGAACCCTCAATTGACAACGTGCAACCAAAATACCAAAAATATAATTCAAGGAAGCACGGTACCACAGGAAGTCGATACCGATAAGGAGGTAGTGTTTACTTACGACGTTACTTTCAAG GAGAGCGATATTAAATGGGCGTCACGTTGGGACACGTATCTTCTTATGAATGACGATCAAATCCACTGGTTTTCAATCATAAACTCACTAATGATTGTCCTTTTCCTTTCGGGAATGGTAGCAATGATCATGATGAGAACTTTGTACCGAGACATTGCAAATTATAATCAGTTAGACTCGACAGACGAAGCACAAGAAGAAACTGGATGGAAACTTCTTCATGGAGATGTTTTTCGGGCCCCATCAAAATCTGGGCTTCTTTCTGTTTATGTTGGAACCGGTGTACAGATTTTAGGCATGACATTAGTAACCATGATATTTGCATTACTAGGTTTCTTGTCACCATCTAACCGTGGTGGTCTAATGACGGCTTTGGTTCTTTTGTATGTTTTCATGGGGTTATTCGCGGGTTATTCCTCTGCACGATTATACAAAATGTTCAAAGGTACAGAATGGAAAAAGAATACACTTAAAACCGCCTTCATGTTTCCGGGTATTCTCTTTTCGATTTTTTTCGTTCTCAACGCGATAATTTGGGGGGAGAAATCGTCTGGTGCAGTACCGTTTGGTACCATGTTCGCTCTTGTATGCCTATGGTTCGGGATATCTGTACCGTTAGTGTTCGTGGGTAGTTATTTGGGTTTTAAAAAACCCGTGCTTGAAGACCCGGTAAAAACGAATAAAATCCCGAGACAAGTACCAGAACAAGCTTGGTACATGAAGCCTGTTTTTTCGATCCTAATTGGCGGGATTTTACCTTTTGGGGCGGTATTCATTGAGCTGTTCTTCATTTTGACTTCCATTTGGTTGAACCAGTTCTATTACATATTCGGGTTTCTGTTCATCGTGTTTGTGATTTTGATCATCACGTGTGCGGAGATAACTGTAGTGTTGTGTTACTTCCAGTTATGTAGTGAGGATTACAATTGGTGGTGGCGCGCTTACCTTACTGCGGGTTCATCAGCAGCGTATCTTTTCCTTTACTCGATATTTTACTTCTTCACTAAGTTGGAAATTACAAAGCTGGTTTCGGGTATCTTGTACTTTGGGTACATGTCGATTGCTTCGTACACGTTCTTTGTGTTGACGGGTACAATCGGGTTTTATGCGTGCTTATGGTTTGTAAGGAAGATCTACTCATCTGTTAAGATAGATTGA
- the LOC139867462 gene encoding uncharacterized protein: MATQTSSPPPPPPPPPLPPTESVGRRSKFIWPLLIAASVSIGAYLYMKTNKDEKTQGDVPVPAPAVTSSTPTTTPTAISTASVSPPPPAVMQPVKPIPVDQQRELFKWILEEKRKVKTKDPQEKKKIDEEKALLKQFIRSKSIPSL; the protein is encoded by the exons ATGGCTACACAAAcgtcatcaccaccaccaccaccaccaccgccaccgtTACCACCGACGGAATCAGTCGGACGCCGTTCCAAGTTCATCTGGCCTCTTCTCATCGCTGCTAGTGTTTCAATCGGAG CGTACCTTTACATGAAAACAAATAAGGATGAGAAAACACAGGGTGATGTGCCTGTGCCTGCACCTGCGGTTACATCATCTACTCCTACAACTACACCCACTGCTATTTCAACTGCTTCGGTATCACCGCCACCTCCCGCCGTTATGCAGCCAGTGAAACCAATTCCCGTTGATCAACAACGAGAGCTTTTCAAGTGGATATTGGAGGAGAAAAggaaagtgaagacaaaagatccTCAAGAGAAAAAGAAAATCGATGAAGAAAAAGCGTTACTCAAACAGTTCATTCGATCAAAGTCGATCCCATCTTTGTAA